One Desulfovibrio inopinatus DSM 10711 genomic window, TTTGACTATTTCGTTGAGACGGTCCACGTCGTCGGCAATGTACCCGTTCACCTGCTCCTGAACGTCACGAATATTTTGTTCGCTCATGTTGAACAGGCTGCACAGATTGATAGCGTCTTCAATAACAACCTGGCGCTTTGGATAGTTGCTCGGGTCCAGGCTCAGATCCTGCCAGTCAGCAAAAAACTGGTTGATCATGTCGCTTATGCCGCTGTTGTTCGCTTCGTTGAATAAGTTTTCAATGCTCTTCAACGCTTCTTCGAGCTGGTTGTACATTTCTCGGGCCGATGCCTGATCATTGTACTGAGCTTCGACAAATTGATCGAAAAGCCGCTCGACTTCGGAAGCCGAAACACCGGTACCGATCTGGCCCGGTGAGATATCCATATAGGTCGTTGCTTCGAAGTGGACCCGCTGGAGGTGGTATCCTTCGGTGTTGACATTGGCGATATTGTTGCCCGTCACTTCAATGGCTGTTTGGTTAGCCAGAAGCGACTGTTTGCCGACATTGAGAAGAGAAGTGATACCTGACATTTAGAACCTCCCGCGCAAAACTCTGGGCCCGGTATCTGCGTCTTGGAAGCGGCCGTTTTTGGAGTACGTCTCTTTCTTGGGAATGAGTTGCTTTTGCAGAAAGCTCATGTAGGACTGACTTTGATTGAATAAGCCTAAAGCGAGGCGGTGATTTTTTTCCGCCTGTTTGGCACATTGCTGCTCGACTTTTTCCAGCAAAGCGAATGACTTCTCGACTTCGTCACGTTGTTCTTGGGTGAATGAAGGGAGCAAATCACGAACACGCTTCGCCGATGGATCGCATTTTTTGATGAGGAGGCTGATTTCGCTTCGTTCTGCAGCGATTTGACGCATGAGTTCCTGAATGGATAATTCTGTTCGGCTTACGGCCTCAGGATTGAGTTCCTTGAGGTGGGCAAACTCTTCCTGTTGCAAGGTGAAGAGAGTCTGAAGTGCTTTGCTTTGCCGGGTGATATTTTGCAGGATGCGTTCGTTCATGCCGGTCTTCCTCATATATAAAAAGTTGTATTATTACGCAGTAGTATCGATTTTCCCGGCTTTAGCCGAATTTGCCTGGACGCGAACAGGGTCTTGGGGAATACCATTTTTTCGCAGTTCAAAATGGACATGTGGACCTGTGGAGCGTCCTGTATTTCCAACTTCTGCAATTTTCTGGCCAGCCTGTACGGTGTCACCGATTTTGAGTATATTTTTGCTGTTATGGGCATAAATACTTTGCCATCCCTCGGGGTGGTCAACGATGACGACATTCCCGTACCCCAGCTTTTTCCCTGAAAAACTTACCTTCCCGTCCCAACAGGCAGAAATGGGTGTGCCCGTG contains:
- the flgN gene encoding flagellar export chaperone FlgN, encoding MNERILQNITRQSKALQTLFTLQQEEFAHLKELNPEAVSRTELSIQELMRQIAAERSEISLLIKKCDPSAKRVRDLLPSFTQEQRDEVEKSFALLEKVEQQCAKQAEKNHRLALGLFNQSQSYMSFLQKQLIPKKETYSKNGRFQDADTGPRVLRGRF